CATCCCACCAcgttaattagtttacacccagcaaaattaattatacagcagacaggaacaatcacagaaccagaccgagattatacagacaaacaatagcaaagtgggaactctaatgacaaaacaatacagaagtgaggatttcacaactacatctataaagacataagggtttcccagctgtgtctattgataagtgagttcttaccagacagaaaactaccaaactaaatttccttttacatcttcgaggcacttccctttctctggaggcgatgggCGTTACcgggacaggattgtatcctaacagcccaatagcaccatatttcaatgtgactaggttggaatgtgaggaggtgaccggtcgcttcccagcttatggctgcctctgtcgcttagccaaaggccttggcctaagcacagggcctcagactgtcacagtgagagaaaaaagaaaaggaggacttgtggcaccttagagactaacaaatttatttgagcataagctttcgtgagctacagctcacttcatcggatgctcttacaccggcagacagtgattttgattctttcttttatacctctagaactagccaagtgataagaatacacctaaattcttagagtctgggcctttacagacaggcctgaatatctatatcatAACACCGTACATTCCTCCACTCACACAGAACAGTTTCAAAAACAAGACTTCTTACAGAGCAAAGCAGAGCTAAACAATCCTTAATAAaacagttccttcttactgctacTAAAAACGAAATAAGACCAAAAACtatttcttcttactaattcCAAAACACATTATACTaacaaaaatgaatacaaatattaCTACGTAAAATTATgataatttaaaacaattttcaaaGTTAGGCTTTCAGGCCtacagatgatcacagtggtcccttctgtttTTCAAATCTAAGAATCTCTAAATTgatccaatagttaattaccatcactgtttaaaaatatgcacattatttcaagtctaaatctgtccagcttcaacttccagccactggatcttctTATATCCACTGTCTGCAGTGGGGTCTGGGCTGGATTCTGGTCCCAGCTCCCCTGAGGATAATTTGGAGTCACCCCATGTGAGCCCCATTCTTACAAACCCCAATGAAAAGAAACCCGCATTATTTATTGTTCCATATCTCCAGGTTTTTAAGTAAAACCTCCATTTCCCCAGGGTAAATCCAGAGCCAATGCAGGTCCTTTGGGGCATGTCAGTTCAGATAGAAGCCAAAGTGTCTATGTTTGGGACCTAGAGAGATTACTCCTGGTCCTAGTCCCTGGATTCGCTTTCCTCAGGTATCTCCCGTTCTTTAAACTCATCAATGTCTTTCTGATGCTTCGTTATAAAGTCGTCAAACTCCCGTGCCCGTTGGATGAAGGGTCCCGGACCTTGGGGCTTGGCCAGGTCATAGCTCAGCTGGAGGTAATGTTCTGGGCTGCATCTCATCAGCCTCACCTCCAGTCTGAGCACCTCCAGCATCCGGTTCTTCAGGGAATTCTCTTCCTCACTCCGGTGCCAGTCGAATAAATTAATCGAATGCAGGAAGTAGCTGGGCAGGTGTCTCTTCTCTAGGCAGAACTCCAGCACCTCCAGCAGGGTCCCCAGACCATCCAGCTCCGTGGCCCAGTTCTCTGTCTCTGGGTTGAGGTAGGAAGCCCAAAAAAGAACCGTCTGCAAAAGAAACAtgcagctctaaccactagagacTGCTACCCTCCCACAAcaagggctagaacccaggagtgctggctcctggcccccctcccctaaccccctcccctcccagagctggggagagaactgtggaatcctggctcccagccccacactccCCCAACCCACTAGATCTTTCTCTCCTACAACTGTAGATGCTCGCATCACCCTTCCCTCCCTTGCTGCCCCGTCTGAGTTACCTTCAGGTGGTAGGAGGTCAGGACTTTGCCGTAGCGCGGTACCCACTGCTTCATGTTGATTTTCTTTAGCTTCCGCAACGCCAGCCACCTGCACCCACCATCGGCGTCAATGTCCTTGAGGAGCTGGGTCTCAGCCAGGGAGAAGGTCAGcctggagtggggtggagggaaatggGGCAGGGCTGAATGGGAGTACGGGGTCAGACAGGCCCCCATCCCAAACCTGCCCCGggatgtctgtgtgtgtctgtccatccctccctgctggaggggatgagccctgctctgtgtgcattTGTGTTGCCTTCTGCGGAAACAAATGAGATTTGCATTTTTACCTCCAGTATGAACCCTTGGCCACCAGATAGGTCCCAGTTTTGTCAATTTCCGTGATATTCCAGGTGGGTTTTCTCTGCTTAGCGCCCTGCTCCCGGTCCCACCAGTCGGAAAGCCAGCTCAGATCCAGCTTCAGCCAATGCTTGGACACCTCCTCTTTATTCCGGATGCTGGGCACCAGGTCTATAGACACAAGTCGGCCATTCACCTCTGCACTGAGCTGCACGGCTGGACACTTTGGTTTATTATTCATGTCCTTCAGTTTAACATTGCCTTGGAGAGGGCAAGACAGAGGAGTCGGAGTTAAAAGCAAACAGCTGACATAGGTCAAAGCTTTGCAGATCTGAGATGATGGAAGGGCAAAGGTCAAGGGAATGAGGGCCAAGatcccaggacacctgggttctctcccagctctggaacGGAACCAgagtctagtgattagagcaccagggctgggagtcaggactcctggttctctCCACAGCTCTGGGAGATGAGCAGGGTCTAATGATTagagcaggggaagggctgggaaccaggactcctgggttctagctctGAGTGTCTGTGACATTGTGTGACTAACTTCATCTCCATGGGCACACGGTGAGTTAGTGGAAGAACTGAGAATAGaaaccaggaatcctgactccctaACCCCTAACTCTGGGAACTCCATTGTGCGGGAGAGATTATGAAGGAACAGTGAAAAATTTCTCACCCcttagctctgccaatgcccctcagtcccaacctgcagccccccgctatCTCAGCTGTGGGCTTCCCGAACACACAGCTCTGCTTGTGCCCCTAAACCCCAACCAGCAGCCCGTACTATCCCAGACAGgggctcccccatccccacagctctgTCATGCCCCTCAaacccgacccacagcccccttttCAATGTATTTACTATTTTACCCTACGCAATTTAAcagttttcccttctgtttttCCCTCGTGCTTATAATTTCTCCACTTACAGAATCCCTTAATGGATGTAATTTCTACTTACTAACTCCGGGAACAAATTTTCTTCTCTCTAAAAAGAGATGGGGCAAGGAAAAGTTAGTTAAAATCTATGACACTCCAATTCTTGTATATAACACTGACCAAACAGACAAATCTGGAAGAAAATGATCAGTTTGCAAGAGAGTTGGAGGAAGTCGGATTTCTCTGTGTCTATATTAATAAGGCGTTGGCTAACTCATAGTAAGAACTACGGGTGTTGGAAGTCCTGAAATCAACACACACCGGAAATACGATCAGTTAGCCCTGTTCCACTCTCGACTGTTCCACTGTTTCACTTACGGGGATGATTTTTATCCCAGTATacagtggcggatttagagttagtggggccctgtgctcagcttcatttttggggcccgctggggacccagccaagaaaaagaacattcgcTCTTATCTCCCCCATCCctggttttccttctttttttcttcatcctcctcctgtaTTATAAGCAATAGGAAGTAAATggaaataaagtgaggtaccttcaTTGTTTTCATTGTCTAACTCTTTTTCTACAGACCACTTGAAAACCGCAGAGGGTCTCGGAGGACCACTTACTGATCTTTCCAAATACTGTTTGTACCGGTAGCTAACGATTGTAAAGTGCTCTGGATAAGAgcgctttattaaaaaaaaaagtaaaaaaaca
The nucleotide sequence above comes from Caretta caretta isolate rCarCar2 chromosome 6, rCarCar1.hap1, whole genome shotgun sequence. Encoded proteins:
- the LOC142072442 gene encoding uncharacterized protein LOC142072442, producing MRRFPWGRWAAFLMSAIQATLASAPGAERGGGPSEEHVTNAAVPLIYFGAVLVIALLVAVCVANSTNSQSHGNKSQNPPPHSNRSFNSDPPRDSSSSGNSQVRNRKKNSQAEIKKEKETTKEEKASAAAVVYLIWQEIRKPVDALVKRIIAEVSKSHNLFTGEAILVGSRAQDLHVQVQSCSLDYDFLVPIRYNTNLILTSCQFCKLDTQKGCLPVCRSSKTPVPANLCGNKVMVHQTPEPENSLCPHYVMTEFCRCVQEALADDPFGREQEQRQDRDASTRQSERRKFVPGVSNVKLKDMNNKPKCPAVQLSAEVNGRLVSIDLVPSIRNKEEVSKHWLKLDLSWLSDWWDREQGAKQRKPTWNITEIDKTGTYLVAKGSYWRLTFSLAETQLLKDIDADGGCRWLALRKLKKINMKQWVPRYGKVLTSYHLKTVLFWASYLNPETENWATELDGLGTLLEVLEFCLEKRHLPSYFLHSINLFDWHRSEEENSLKNRMLEVLRLEVRLMRCSPEHYLQLSYDLAKPQGPGPFIQRAREFDDFITKHQKDIDEFKEREIPEESESRD